Proteins encoded within one genomic window of Pseudomonadota bacterium:
- a CDS encoding type II toxin-antitoxin system MqsA family antitoxin — protein MKAKIGAARHMETRPCLSCGQGAMRRGERRETIKVDGYEHAYMQPGWYCDSCEDGVLVDEDNMVADAALREAKAHAKGAPITPLGIRAVRELLHLSQRDAGRIFGGGARAFQRYESGAVAPSTGMANMLRLALEQPGVFRRALKQKDLFKRRGHLVAPSSREIGLIRNAATDDALASIVRRVYPEAFPGGNGGKRQKSAPTAK, from the coding sequence ATGAAGGCGAAGATTGGAGCGGCAAGGCACATGGAAACACGGCCGTGCCTGTCTTGCGGGCAGGGTGCGATGCGCCGCGGGGAAAGACGGGAAACGATCAAGGTAGATGGCTATGAGCATGCCTACATGCAGCCCGGTTGGTATTGCGACTCATGCGAGGATGGCGTCCTCGTCGATGAGGACAACATGGTCGCGGACGCGGCGTTGCGCGAGGCCAAGGCTCACGCGAAGGGTGCGCCCATCACGCCGCTTGGCATTCGCGCAGTGCGCGAGCTCCTGCATCTATCGCAGCGCGACGCCGGGAGGATTTTTGGCGGCGGGGCAAGAGCATTTCAGCGGTACGAATCCGGAGCGGTCGCTCCAAGCACCGGTATGGCGAACATGCTGCGCCTTGCGCTTGAGCAGCCAGGAGTATTTCGGCGCGCGCTGAAGCAGAAAGATCTGTTCAAGAGGCGTGGCCACCTCGTGGCACCTTCATCGAGGGAGATCGGTCTCATTCGGAACGCGGCGACGGACGATGCGCTCGCCAGCATCGTCAGGCGCGTCTATCCGGAGGCGTTCCCAGGTGGAAATGGGGGAAAACGCCAGAAGTCGGCGCCGACTGCGAAATAG
- the trpB gene encoding tryptophan synthase subunit beta: MTARAAANTYRAGPDERGHFGIYGGRFVAETLMPLVLEVEKAYLGSRADAGFQSEFEYYLKHYVGRPSPLFFAQNLTRHFGGAKLYFKRDELNHTGAHKVNNCLGQALLAKRMGKTKIIAETGAGQHGVATATVCALFGMECTVFMGAEDIQRQKPNVERMRLLGAEVRPVTSGSSTLKDAMNEALRFWVAKAETHFYIIGTVAGPHPYPMMVRDFQSVIGRETRLQMLEAENRLPDTLVACIGGGSNAMGLFHPFLDDGDVRMIGVEAAGHGIETGKHAASLTGGRPGVLHGNRTYLLQDPDGQIQEAHSISAGLDYPGIGPEHAWLNDIGRVTYASATDDEALAAFQLCARQEGIIPALEPSHALAHVAKIAPTLPADHLVVMNLCGRGDKDLAAVLGHLEARGRPV; the protein is encoded by the coding sequence ATGACGGCAAGGGCCGCCGCCAACACCTATCGCGCCGGGCCGGACGAGCGCGGCCATTTCGGCATCTATGGCGGCCGCTTCGTCGCCGAGACCCTGATGCCGCTGGTGCTCGAGGTGGAGAAGGCCTACCTCGGCAGCCGCGCGGATGCGGGCTTCCAATCCGAGTTCGAGTATTACCTCAAGCACTATGTCGGGCGGCCGAGCCCGCTCTTCTTCGCCCAGAACCTCACGCGGCATTTCGGCGGGGCGAAGCTCTACTTCAAGCGCGACGAGCTCAACCACACCGGCGCCCACAAGGTGAACAACTGCCTGGGCCAGGCGCTTCTCGCCAAACGCATGGGCAAGACCAAGATCATCGCCGAGACCGGTGCGGGCCAGCATGGCGTGGCGACCGCCACCGTCTGCGCGCTCTTCGGCATGGAATGCACGGTCTTCATGGGTGCCGAAGACATCCAGCGCCAAAAACCCAATGTCGAGCGCATGCGCCTCTTGGGCGCCGAGGTGCGCCCGGTCACCTCGGGCTCGAGCACGCTCAAGGACGCGATGAACGAGGCGCTCCGGTTCTGGGTCGCCAAGGCGGAGACGCATTTCTACATCATCGGCACGGTTGCCGGCCCGCATCCCTATCCGATGATGGTGCGCGACTTCCAGTCGGTGATCGGCCGCGAGACCCGCCTGCAGATGCTGGAGGCCGAGAACCGGCTGCCGGATACGCTGGTGGCCTGCATCGGCGGCGGCTCGAACGCCATGGGCCTCTTTCATCCGTTCCTCGACGATGGCGATGTCCGCATGATCGGCGTGGAGGCGGCGGGCCACGGCATCGAGACCGGCAAGCATGCCGCCTCGCTCACCGGCGGGCGCCCGGGCGTGCTGCACGGCAACCGCACCTATCTCCTGCAGGACCCCGACGGGCAGATCCAGGAAGCGCATTCGATCTCCGCCGGGCTCGACTATCCCGGCATCGGACCGGAGCATGCCTGGCTCAACGATATCGGCCGGGTCACCTACGCCAGCGCCACCGACGATGAGGCGCTCGCCGCCTTCCAGCTCTGCGCCCGCCAGGAAGGCATCATCCCGGCTTTGGAGCCGTCGCACGCGCTGGCCCATGTCGCCAAGATTGCGCCGACGCTGCCCGCCGATCATCTCGTGGTGATGAATCTCTGCGGTCGCGGCGACAAGGACCTGGCTGCGGTGCTGGGCCATCTGGAAGCGCGGGGGCGGCCCGTATGA
- a CDS encoding tryptophan synthase subunit alpha, giving the protein MSGRIARKFAALKAEERGGLVVFVTAGDPNAETSLALIKGLPAAGADLIELGMPFTDPMADGPAIQASSLRALKAGASLRSVLELVGAFRKGDDTTPIVLMGYFNPIYSYGVERFLADALGAGVDGLIIVDLPPEEDDELCLPALEAGLAFIRLATPTTDDRRLPKVLTHTAGFVYYVAITGITGTAAADVVAVTRSVTRLRRATALPIAVGFGIRTPEQAAAIARVADAAVVGTAVVQTVADNLDQAGRPKPGLIDAVLGLVSALAAGVRRARKAA; this is encoded by the coding sequence ATGAGCGGCCGCATCGCCCGGAAATTCGCCGCGCTCAAGGCCGAGGAGCGCGGCGGCCTCGTCGTGTTCGTGACCGCGGGCGATCCCAACGCCGAGACCTCGCTCGCCCTCATCAAGGGCTTGCCCGCCGCCGGAGCGGATCTCATCGAGCTCGGCATGCCGTTCACCGATCCCATGGCCGATGGCCCGGCGATCCAGGCCTCCTCGCTCAGGGCACTCAAGGCCGGCGCCAGCCTGCGGTCGGTCTTGGAGCTGGTCGGTGCCTTCCGGAAGGGCGACGACACCACGCCGATCGTACTCATGGGCTACTTCAACCCGATCTACAGCTATGGCGTCGAGCGGTTCCTCGCCGATGCGCTGGGTGCGGGCGTCGACGGCCTCATCATCGTCGATCTGCCGCCGGAAGAAGACGACGAGCTGTGCCTGCCGGCGCTCGAGGCCGGGCTCGCCTTCATTCGCCTGGCCACGCCGACGACGGACGACCGCCGCCTGCCGAAGGTGCTGACCCACACCGCGGGTTTCGTCTACTACGTCGCCATCACCGGCATCACCGGCACCGCCGCCGCCGATGTCGTCGCCGTCACCCGCTCGGTCACGCGCCTGCGCCGCGCCACCGCCCTGCCGATCGCGGTCGGCTTCGGCATCCGCACGCCCGAGCAGGCGGCCGCGATCGCGCGGGTCGCCGATGCCGCCGTGGTCGGGACCGCGGTGGTGCAGACCGTCGCCGACAATCTCGATCAGGCCGGCCGGCCGAAACCCGGGCTCATCGATGCCGTGCTGGGGCTCGTCTCGGCGCTGGCCGCAGGGGTGCGCCGCGCCCGCAAAGCGGCATGA
- a CDS encoding acetyl-CoA carboxylase carboxyltransferase subunit beta, with product MNWLTNFALPKIRALVRKADVPDNLWHKCPACGQMIFHRDLETNLHVCPHCAHHLRLPTEKRLAMLFDDGLYQGIELPRAPVDPLRFRDRRRYAERLKEAQTKTGHDEAIVVAHGTLGGMPVVAAAFDFDFIGGSMGAAVGEAFLAAAKLAVLQQASLIAIPASGGARMHEGILSLMQMPRTILAVEEVKEAGLPYIVVLTDPTTGGVSASFAMLGDVHLAEPGATIAFSGERVIQDTIREKLPEGFQRAEYLLEHGMVDAVVTRKELRDTLIRLLRLLRQPKPTAEVLALPRADLQIPAPESKA from the coding sequence ATGAACTGGCTCACCAATTTCGCGCTGCCGAAGATCCGGGCACTGGTGCGCAAGGCGGATGTTCCGGACAATCTCTGGCACAAATGCCCGGCTTGCGGGCAGATGATCTTTCACCGGGATCTCGAGACCAACCTGCATGTCTGCCCGCACTGCGCCCATCATCTGCGCCTGCCGACCGAGAAGCGGTTGGCGATGCTGTTCGATGACGGGCTCTATCAGGGGATCGAGCTGCCCCGGGCGCCGGTCGATCCGCTCCGCTTCCGCGACCGCAGGCGCTATGCCGAGAGGCTGAAGGAGGCGCAGACCAAGACCGGCCATGACGAGGCGATCGTGGTCGCCCATGGAACCCTGGGCGGCATGCCGGTGGTCGCCGCCGCCTTCGACTTCGATTTCATCGGCGGCTCCATGGGTGCCGCGGTCGGCGAGGCCTTTCTGGCGGCGGCCAAGCTCGCGGTCCTGCAGCAGGCGAGCCTGATCGCCATACCGGCCTCGGGTGGGGCTCGCATGCATGAGGGCATTCTCTCCCTCATGCAGATGCCCCGCACCATCCTCGCCGTCGAGGAGGTCAAGGAAGCCGGCTTGCCCTATATCGTCGTCTTGACCGACCCCACCACCGGGGGCGTCAGCGCCTCCTTCGCCATGCTGGGCGATGTGCACCTGGCCGAGCCGGGTGCGACGATCGCCTTTTCCGGAGAACGGGTGATCCAGGACACCATCCGGGAAAAGCTCCCCGAAGGCTTCCAACGCGCGGAGTACCTGCTGGAGCACGGCATGGTCGATGCCGTGGTGACCCGGAAGGAGCTGAGGGACACGCTCATCCGGCTCCTCCGGCTCTTACGCCAGCCGAAGCCGACGGCGGAGGTCCTGGCCTTGCCGCGGGCCGATCTGCAGATCCCGGCGCCGGAGAGCAAGGCTTAG